In one Bosea sp. RAC05 genomic region, the following are encoded:
- a CDS encoding metallophosphoesterase family protein: MTRIIILSDPHLSPTHGFFWENWLLVRDAAARIEAACTIVNGDLCIDGPDSDAEMAFAAEALRALPGTVLPLPGNHDVGDEPPGQDVRQLIDESRLARWDRFIGADRWRHDLDGWTLLGVNAQLFGSGLARETEQTDWLDAALADSRGQRVALVLHKPLFIEHANEADPTIGSMGLAPRRDLMRRLAGADTRLIVSGHLHTRRDRVVEGIRHLWVPSCAFAGSHSYPDDPACGFLTLDLDGDTVTTAAIRPEGLVSHDLAAIKQHGRYKFLREMPPCPPELGSATQLALEQASR; the protein is encoded by the coding sequence ATGACCCGCATCATCATCCTGTCCGACCCGCATCTCTCGCCGACGCACGGCTTCTTCTGGGAGAACTGGCTTCTGGTGCGCGATGCCGCCGCGCGGATCGAGGCCGCCTGCACCATCGTCAACGGCGATCTCTGCATCGACGGCCCCGACAGCGACGCCGAGATGGCATTCGCGGCAGAGGCCCTTCGCGCGTTGCCGGGTACCGTCCTGCCGCTGCCCGGCAATCACGATGTCGGCGACGAGCCCCCCGGCCAGGACGTCAGGCAGTTGATCGACGAGTCCCGCCTGGCCCGCTGGGACCGCTTCATCGGCGCCGATCGCTGGCGCCATGACCTCGACGGCTGGACCCTGCTCGGCGTCAACGCCCAGCTCTTCGGCTCGGGCCTGGCGCGCGAGACCGAGCAGACCGACTGGCTCGACGCGGCGCTCGCCGACAGCCGCGGCCAGCGCGTCGCGCTCGTCCTGCACAAGCCACTCTTCATCGAGCACGCGAATGAGGCCGATCCCACCATCGGCTCGATGGGCCTCGCGCCCCGGCGCGACCTGATGCGACGGCTGGCGGGCGCCGACACGCGGCTGATCGTCAGCGGCCATCTCCACACCCGTCGCGACCGCGTCGTCGAGGGCATCCGCCATCTCTGGGTGCCCTCCTGTGCCTTCGCCGGCAGCCATAGCTATCCGGATGATCCGGCCTGCGGCTTCCTGACGCTCGACCTCGATGGCGACACCGTGACGACCGCGGCGATCCGCCCCGAAGGACTGGTCTCGCATGACCTGGCCGCCATCAAGCAGCACGGCCGCTACAAATTCCTGCGCGAGATGCCGCCCTGCCCGCCTGAACTCGGAAGCGCGACGCAACTGGCTTTGGAGCAGGCGAGCCGCTAG
- a CDS encoding UDP-glucose dehydrogenase family protein, with translation MKIVMVGSGYVGLVSGACFADFGHEVVCVDKVESKIAALKQGEIPIFEPGLSELVRSNSEAGRLSFTTDLAGPVARADAVFIAVGTPSRRGDGFADLSYVYAAAREIAQSLNGYTVIVTKSTVPVGTGDEVERIIRELRPDADFAVVSNPEFLREGAAIDDFKRPDRIVIGTDDLRAQALMADVYRPLYLNSAPILNTSRRTAELTKYAANAFLATKITFINEMADLCEQVGANVQDVARGMGLDNRIGSKFLHAGPGYGGSCFPKDTLALIKTAQDYGTPSRIVEAVVSVNDLRKRAMAKKVVAACGGSVRGKTIAVLGLTFKPNTDDMRDAPSLSIVTALQDGGATIRAFDPEGMEQAKAMLPSGVVYCNDAYECVEGAHAAVIVTEWNIFRALDFDRVKAAMAAPVLVDLRNVYRAEQVRAKGFTYVDVGRGASLNASKGRQDAA, from the coding sequence ATGAAGATCGTCATGGTCGGATCAGGTTATGTCGGGCTGGTGTCCGGCGCATGTTTCGCGGATTTCGGGCACGAGGTCGTCTGCGTCGACAAGGTCGAGAGCAAGATCGCGGCGCTGAAGCAGGGCGAAATCCCGATCTTCGAGCCCGGCCTCTCGGAACTGGTGCGCAGCAACTCGGAGGCGGGCCGGCTCTCCTTCACCACCGATCTGGCGGGGCCGGTCGCCAGGGCTGACGCGGTGTTCATTGCGGTGGGGACGCCGTCGCGTCGCGGCGACGGCTTCGCCGACCTGTCCTATGTCTATGCGGCGGCGCGCGAGATCGCCCAGTCGCTCAATGGCTATACCGTCATCGTCACCAAATCGACCGTTCCGGTGGGGACCGGCGACGAGGTCGAGCGGATCATCCGCGAACTGCGTCCCGATGCCGATTTCGCCGTCGTGTCCAATCCGGAGTTCCTGCGCGAGGGCGCGGCCATCGACGATTTCAAGCGGCCGGACCGTATCGTCATCGGCACGGACGATCTGCGCGCCCAGGCGCTGATGGCCGATGTCTACCGGCCGCTCTACCTCAACAGCGCGCCGATCCTGAACACCAGCCGGCGCACCGCCGAACTGACGAAATACGCGGCCAACGCCTTCCTGGCGACGAAGATCACCTTCATCAACGAGATGGCGGATCTCTGCGAGCAGGTTGGCGCGAATGTCCAGGACGTCGCCCGCGGCATGGGGCTCGACAACCGCATCGGCAGCAAGTTCCTGCATGCCGGCCCCGGCTATGGCGGCTCCTGCTTCCCGAAGGACACGCTGGCCCTGATCAAGACGGCGCAGGACTACGGCACCCCGTCGCGGATCGTCGAGGCCGTCGTCTCGGTGAACGACCTGCGCAAGCGGGCCATGGCGAAGAAGGTCGTCGCCGCCTGCGGCGGCTCGGTCCGCGGCAAGACGATCGCCGTGCTCGGCCTCACCTTCAAGCCGAATACGGACGACATGCGTGATGCACCGTCGCTGTCGATCGTCACGGCCCTGCAGGACGGCGGCGCCACCATCCGCGCCTTCGACCCGGAGGGGATGGAGCAGGCCAAGGCGATGCTGCCGAGTGGCGTCGTCTACTGCAACGATGCCTATGAATGCGTCGAAGGTGCCCATGCCGCGGTGATCGTGACCGAGTGGAACATCTTCCGCGCGCTCGATTTCGACCGCGTCAAGGCCGCTATGGCCGCGCCGGTCCTGGTCGATCTGCGCAACGTCTATCGGGCCGAGCAGGTCCGCGCCAAGGGCTTCACCTATGTGGATGTCGGCCGAGGTGCATCACTCAACGCATCGAAAGGCAGACAGGACGCTGCTTGA
- a CDS encoding FkbM family methyltransferase — protein MIHAPANPPSLSWQDAFETPTNSQIEQERWVLAMCGGRRGGRFAEIGAFDGVLHSNTCFLEADHGWSGVLVEPNPILFARLAASRKAACLERAVHREGGQFLSFVPSQEIGTLAEYAESDGYAEHRRQAISENGLITVETVTFDQMDEADGQAGSGFDYVSLDTEGSELDILRTIDLSRNAIALFTIEHNFVEPRRETMRTLLAEAGYQRLNVGFDDWYWHEGHLRARNGGMLPDIAAINAHVKSIYLD, from the coding sequence ATGATTCACGCGCCGGCCAACCCGCCCTCCCTCTCCTGGCAGGACGCCTTCGAGACGCCGACGAACTCGCAGATCGAGCAGGAACGCTGGGTGCTGGCGATGTGCGGCGGAAGGCGCGGCGGGCGCTTCGCCGAGATCGGCGCCTTCGACGGCGTCCTGCACAGCAACACCTGCTTCCTCGAAGCCGACCATGGCTGGAGCGGCGTGCTGGTCGAGCCCAACCCGATTCTTTTCGCCAGGCTCGCCGCGAGCCGCAAGGCCGCCTGCCTGGAGCGGGCCGTCCATCGCGAGGGCGGCCAGTTCCTGTCCTTCGTCCCCTCACAGGAGATCGGCACACTCGCCGAATACGCCGAGTCGGACGGCTATGCCGAGCACAGGCGCCAGGCGATCAGCGAGAACGGACTGATCACCGTCGAGACCGTAACCTTCGACCAGATGGACGAAGCCGACGGACAGGCGGGCTCGGGCTTCGACTATGTCTCGCTCGACACGGAAGGCTCGGAACTCGACATCCTCAGGACGATCGACCTCTCCCGCAATGCCATCGCGCTCTTCACCATCGAGCATAACTTCGTCGAGCCGCGCCGCGAGACGATGCGTACGCTGCTGGCGGAAGCCGGCTACCAGCGGCTGAATGTCGGCTTCGACGACTGGTACTGGCATGAGGGCCATCTGCGCGCGCGCAATGGCGGGATGCTGCCGGACATCGCCGCCATCAACGCGCATGTGAAGAGCATCTATCTCGACTGA
- a CDS encoding Crp/Fnr family transcriptional regulator, with amino-acid sequence MDHRLAQGCGVPLGRDCLSCETRPHSICAALPEGDLLDLHALSTSVRFGAREMLMVQGQPAASVYNITCGCARLYTLLPDGRRQIVGFALPGDFIGLSLAQTAGFSADAIGPVAACAFSRAGFSHFVDARPVLLRRLHEQASHELSLAQEQLMLIGRRNAQERIVCFLLGLQQRFARIGRPSVTVPLPMGRQDIADCLGLTIETVSRTLTRLSRERMILLVPDGVRLLHTERLAAIAAG; translated from the coding sequence GTGGATCATCGGCTGGCACAGGGCTGTGGCGTCCCTCTCGGCCGGGATTGCCTGAGCTGCGAGACGCGCCCCCACAGCATCTGCGCCGCCCTGCCGGAGGGCGACCTCCTCGACCTGCACGCCCTCTCGACCTCCGTCCGCTTCGGTGCGCGCGAGATGCTCATGGTCCAGGGCCAGCCTGCGGCGAGCGTCTATAACATCACCTGCGGCTGCGCCCGCCTCTACACCCTGCTGCCGGACGGACGCCGCCAGATCGTCGGCTTCGCGCTGCCGGGGGATTTCATCGGCCTGTCGCTGGCGCAGACGGCCGGTTTTTCCGCCGACGCGATCGGGCCCGTCGCGGCCTGCGCCTTTTCCCGCGCCGGATTCTCGCATTTCGTCGACGCCAGACCCGTGCTGCTGCGGCGCCTGCACGAGCAGGCGAGCCATGAACTGTCCCTGGCGCAGGAACAGCTCATGCTGATTGGCCGCCGCAATGCGCAGGAGCGGATCGTCTGCTTCCTGCTCGGCCTGCAGCAACGCTTCGCCCGCATCGGCCGCCCCTCCGTCACCGTGCCCCTGCCGATGGGCCGGCAGGACATCGCCGATTGTCTCGGCCTGACGATCGAGACGGTGAGCCGGACACTGACCAGACTGTCGCGCGAGCGCATGATCCTGCTCGTGCCGGACGGTGTACGGCTGCTGCACACCGAGCGCCTGGCCGCCATCGCAGCCGGCTGA
- a CDS encoding undecaprenyl-phosphate glucose phosphotransferase, which produces MSVNDIGLATYAAREGRARAWRHWLWLVTAATDAATVALMVGLVSLAYHLPVYGDPRADKVTLELALMLAAIFVFVNATRGRYQLANYLSTKGQITSAFAVWNLTMVAFVAILFLAKIADHYSRGVVLASYLAGIPVIALARSAMVRTISIGSKTGRITTERVFLIGREPDVMSFVSRHQPWNVGFAIVDVAFLRSNDARRINDPAAALAADLASAVANCRSKQPDSVFIALPWSDQETIDACIDAFMNLPVAIHLTPERIMDRFDRPLIMRTGSLTSLRLNRPPLSALEIALKRGFDLVAAALILVLCAPLLLLVAALIRLDSPGPVLFRQRRYGFNQQAFRIFKFRTMTTTDDGAVIVQAKRDDPRVTRIGRILRRYNIDELPQLLNVLAGHMSLVGPRPHALAHDRAFERKIALYARRHNVKPGITGWAQVHGLRGETDTDDKMAKRVAYDHWYIDNWSIWLDIAILLRTVLSRKAFMNAR; this is translated from the coding sequence ATGAGCGTCAACGACATCGGCCTGGCCACCTATGCGGCCCGCGAGGGGCGCGCCCGCGCCTGGCGCCACTGGCTCTGGCTGGTGACCGCCGCGACCGACGCGGCGACCGTCGCCCTGATGGTGGGGCTGGTGTCGCTGGCCTATCACCTGCCGGTCTATGGCGATCCGCGGGCCGACAAAGTGACTCTTGAACTCGCCCTGATGCTGGCCGCGATCTTCGTCTTCGTGAACGCGACGCGCGGCCGCTACCAGCTGGCCAATTATCTCTCGACCAAGGGACAGATCACGTCCGCCTTCGCGGTCTGGAACCTGACCATGGTGGCCTTCGTCGCGATCCTGTTCCTGGCCAAGATCGCCGACCACTATTCGCGCGGTGTCGTCCTCGCCAGCTACCTCGCCGGCATCCCCGTCATCGCGCTCGCCCGCTCGGCGATGGTGCGGACGATCTCGATCGGCAGCAAGACGGGCCGCATCACCACCGAGCGCGTCTTCCTGATCGGCCGCGAGCCCGACGTCATGTCCTTCGTCTCGCGTCACCAGCCCTGGAACGTCGGTTTCGCCATCGTCGATGTCGCATTCCTGCGCAGCAACGACGCCCGCCGGATCAACGACCCGGCCGCCGCACTGGCCGCGGATCTGGCGAGCGCGGTGGCGAACTGCCGGAGCAAGCAGCCGGACTCCGTCTTCATCGCCCTGCCATGGTCGGACCAGGAGACCATCGATGCCTGCATCGACGCCTTCATGAACCTGCCGGTGGCGATCCACTTGACGCCCGAGCGGATCATGGACCGCTTCGACCGGCCGCTCATCATGCGCACCGGCAGCCTGACCAGCCTGCGGCTCAACCGGCCGCCACTCTCGGCGCTGGAGATCGCCCTGAAGCGGGGCTTCGATCTCGTCGCCGCCGCGCTCATCCTGGTGCTGTGCGCGCCGCTGCTCCTCCTCGTGGCCGCCCTGATCCGGCTCGACTCGCCGGGCCCGGTGCTGTTCCGCCAGCGGCGCTACGGCTTCAATCAGCAGGCCTTCCGGATCTTCAAGTTCAGGACCATGACCACCACCGACGACGGCGCCGTCATCGTCCAGGCGAAGCGCGACGACCCGCGCGTGACGCGCATCGGCCGGATCCTGCGCCGCTACAACATCGACGAGCTGCCGCAACTCCTCAACGTGCTCGCCGGCCACATGTCACTGGTCGGGCCCCGGCCGCATGCGCTGGCCCATGACCGCGCGTTCGAACGCAAGATCGCGCTCTACGCCCGGCGCCACAACGTCAAGCCCGGCATCACCGGCTGGGCCCAGGTCCACGGGCTGCGCGGCGAGACCGACACCGACGACAAGATGGCCAAGCGCGTCGCCTATGACCACTGGTACATCGACAACTGGTCGATCTGGCTCGACATCGCGATCCTGCTCAGGACGGTCCTCAGCCGGAAGGCCTTCATGAACGCGCGGTAA
- a CDS encoding aspartate/glutamate racemase family protein, with translation MTIASGPSQGPRIARGGKAIYGAPLGILMLEARFPRILGDMGNGGTWPFPVLYRVVGGASPDRVVLKGAAGLLPDFVAAAQDLVRLGAEAITTNCGFLSLFQRELAAAVGVPVATSSLMQVPWVQATLPPGQRVGVVTVSAGSLTPAHLEKVGVPLDTPVTGTEGGREFFRVLIKAEKDDMDVDLARQDVVDAALDLVARHPEVGAIVLECTNMPPYAAAVQAATGRPVHDIYSMISWFHAGLRPRVF, from the coding sequence ATGACGATCGCTTCGGGACCATCGCAGGGGCCGCGCATCGCGCGCGGCGGCAAGGCCATCTATGGCGCGCCGCTCGGCATCCTGATGCTGGAGGCGCGCTTCCCGCGAATCCTCGGCGACATGGGCAATGGCGGCACCTGGCCCTTCCCCGTGCTCTACCGCGTGGTGGGCGGGGCTAGCCCTGACCGTGTCGTGCTCAAGGGGGCCGCCGGGCTGCTGCCGGACTTCGTCGCCGCCGCGCAGGATCTTGTGCGGTTGGGGGCGGAGGCGATCACCACCAACTGCGGCTTCCTCTCCCTGTTCCAGCGCGAGCTCGCGGCGGCCGTCGGCGTGCCGGTCGCGACCTCCTCGCTGATGCAGGTGCCCTGGGTGCAGGCGACGCTGCCGCCGGGCCAGCGGGTCGGCGTCGTCACGGTCTCGGCCGGCAGCCTGACGCCCGCGCATCTGGAGAAGGTGGGCGTGCCGCTCGACACGCCGGTTACCGGGACGGAGGGCGGCCGCGAGTTCTTCCGCGTCCTGATCAAGGCCGAGAAGGACGACATGGATGTCGATCTGGCGCGGCAGGATGTCGTCGATGCGGCGCTCGATCTGGTGGCGCGGCATCCGGAGGTGGGCGCGATCGTGCTCGAGTGCACGAACATGCCGCCCTATGCCGCGGCCGTGCAGGCGGCGACGGGGCGGCCGGTCCACGACATCTATTCGATGATCTCCTGGTTCCATGCGGGCCTGAGGCCGCGGGTGTTCTGA
- a CDS encoding ABC transporter substrate-binding protein — translation MVTRRHLLAGGIAAPALLPRLVRAQSDTRPVLRVAVQALPPTLEPLESISNVGLRVSYNVFDTLWRRDFLGEAAEGGQKLLPHLATALRQRDPLTWAVKLRPGVRMHDETVLSADDVLSTFSPERMYGAQVQHHEGRVNFGHLASVEAESRDTVILRTKTPDVVMPQRLAAYGGWIHSAKAYGEQGIAGLRQKPVGSGPYRVASFQRDQRAVLESHDDYWMGRPKARQIVFTVVPDASSRLAGLQAGDFDLVTNLLPEQAQTLSGNRTFEAVDVPLEFAHILYYDTRNPVLRDARVRQALNYAVDYDTLGQSLWGAGFKRMAALQTPSFGPLYDGERRGFTHDPERARQLLRQAGYKGEEIVIRITPGYYLQMLLAVQVIQQMWEAVGVKSRLETMENLAQLVNPGADVRPTSVAFRFPDPLGGGLLVHLSKDYFLQKSGFWQPTTFNAISDELRLATDPAERRRLWLRLMDEYEAEAPALILYPVREYFAKRRSVKWTHYPLYYMDFRSFNLDFA, via the coding sequence ATGGTCACGCGTCGTCATCTGCTCGCCGGCGGCATCGCCGCCCCGGCCCTGTTGCCTCGGCTGGTCCGGGCGCAGAGCGACACACGGCCGGTCCTGCGCGTCGCCGTGCAGGCTCTGCCGCCGACGCTGGAGCCGCTCGAGTCGATCTCGAATGTCGGCTTGCGGGTCTCCTACAACGTCTTCGACACGCTCTGGCGCCGCGACTTCCTGGGTGAGGCGGCCGAGGGCGGGCAGAAGCTACTGCCGCATCTCGCCACCGCGCTGCGCCAGCGCGACCCGCTGACCTGGGCGGTCAAGCTTCGTCCGGGCGTGCGGATGCATGACGAGACCGTGCTGAGCGCCGACGACGTGCTCTCCACCTTCTCGCCGGAGCGCATGTACGGGGCTCAGGTTCAACATCATGAGGGACGCGTCAATTTCGGCCATCTCGCGTCGGTCGAGGCGGAATCGCGCGACACCGTCATCCTGCGGACCAAAACGCCCGATGTGGTGATGCCGCAGCGCCTGGCCGCCTATGGCGGCTGGATCCATTCGGCCAAGGCCTATGGCGAGCAGGGCATCGCCGGCCTGCGTCAGAAGCCGGTCGGCAGCGGGCCCTACCGCGTCGCCTCGTTCCAGCGCGATCAGCGCGCCGTTCTCGAAAGCCATGACGACTACTGGATGGGGCGCCCCAAGGCCCGGCAGATCGTCTTCACGGTCGTTCCAGACGCATCGAGCCGGCTGGCCGGACTCCAGGCCGGCGACTTCGATCTGGTCACCAATCTGCTGCCCGAGCAGGCGCAGACACTCTCGGGCAACAGGACGTTCGAGGCCGTCGATGTGCCCTTGGAATTCGCCCACATCCTCTACTACGACACGCGCAACCCGGTCCTTCGGGATGCGCGTGTTCGTCAGGCGCTGAACTACGCCGTCGACTATGACACGCTCGGCCAGTCGCTCTGGGGAGCAGGCTTCAAGCGGATGGCGGCGCTCCAGACGCCGTCTTTCGGCCCGCTCTACGACGGCGAGCGCCGCGGCTTCACCCACGACCCCGAGCGGGCGCGCCAGCTGCTGCGCCAGGCGGGCTACAAGGGGGAGGAGATCGTGATCCGGATCACGCCGGGCTACTATCTGCAGATGCTGCTCGCCGTGCAGGTCATTCAGCAGATGTGGGAGGCCGTCGGCGTCAAGAGCCGCCTCGAGACGATGGAAAACCTGGCGCAGCTGGTCAATCCGGGCGCCGATGTCCGGCCGACCTCGGTCGCCTTCCGCTTTCCCGATCCGCTCGGCGGCGGGCTGCTGGTGCACCTGTCGAAGGACTATTTCCTGCAGAAATCGGGCTTCTGGCAGCCGACGACCTTCAACGCCATCAGCGATGAACTGCGCCTCGCGACCGACCCGGCCGAGCGCAGGCGGCTCTGGCTGCGTCTCATGGACGAATACGAGGCGGAAGCTCCGGCGCTGATCCTCTATCCGGTGCGCGAATACTTCGCCAAGCGCCGCAGCGTGAAATGGACGCACTACCCGCTCTATTACATGGACTTCCGCTCCTTCAACCTCGACTTCGCCTGA
- a CDS encoding DUF2793 domain-containing protein has protein sequence MTATPRLSLPLLAAGQAQKHVTHNDALTRLDALVHLTVDSRAVATPPAAPTELSAFIIPPGATGAFAGRTDQVALFEDGGWTFLVPRAGWQAWVTDESEHHLWTGSEWRRDSPLSSLGASLWGVNGTADVTTRFVVQAPASLFNHDGAGHQLKLNKAAAGETASLLFQDGYSGRAEIGLAGDDDLHLKVSGDGAAWTEALTVERSTGEVSLPATPWASGGNLLLNGDLQINQRGFAGGALAAGIYGFDRWKAGPAGATLTVAGYDLALSAGALVQPVEPALWGLSSFAGQPLTLSVEGLSGGALSVTVGSVSGSIAAGMGRRSVTLTPAVGDTGALSVRLSPAGPAVTLRRIKLEVGRRASAWVARPATLEELLCARYFWRPESSLSLDAYQAAGGAVGQTLTLPARMRATPSASFAVSGMVNVAGGSPALTVLSRREARASATASAAGRVQASFGSITFDAEL, from the coding sequence ATGACCGCAACGCCGCGGCTTTCCCTGCCCCTGCTCGCCGCCGGGCAGGCGCAGAAGCACGTCACCCATAACGACGCCCTGACGCGGCTCGACGCGCTGGTGCATCTCACCGTCGACAGCCGCGCTGTGGCCACGCCGCCGGCGGCGCCGACCGAGCTTTCGGCGTTCATCATCCCGCCCGGCGCGACGGGCGCCTTCGCCGGCCGCACCGACCAGGTCGCGCTGTTCGAGGATGGCGGCTGGACCTTCCTGGTGCCGCGCGCCGGCTGGCAGGCCTGGGTCACTGATGAGAGCGAGCACCATCTCTGGACCGGCAGCGAATGGCGGCGCGATAGCCCGCTCAGCAGCCTCGGCGCCAGCCTCTGGGGCGTGAACGGCACCGCCGACGTCACGACGCGCTTCGTGGTGCAGGCGCCCGCGAGCCTGTTCAACCATGACGGCGCCGGGCACCAGCTCAAGCTCAACAAGGCGGCCGCTGGCGAGACGGCGAGCCTGCTGTTCCAGGACGGCTATTCCGGCCGCGCCGAGATCGGCCTCGCCGGCGACGACGACCTGCATCTCAAAGTCAGCGGCGACGGCGCGGCCTGGACCGAGGCGCTCACCGTCGAGCGGTCGACGGGCGAGGTCTCGCTGCCGGCGACGCCCTGGGCGAGCGGCGGCAATCTCCTGCTCAATGGCGATCTCCAGATCAACCAGCGGGGCTTCGCCGGCGGCGCGCTGGCTGCGGGTATCTATGGCTTCGACCGCTGGAAGGCGGGCCCGGCCGGGGCGACGCTCACCGTGGCGGGTTATGACCTCGCCCTCAGTGCCGGGGCGCTCGTGCAGCCGGTCGAGCCGGCGCTGTGGGGTCTCTCGTCCTTCGCCGGCCAGCCACTGACGCTGTCGGTCGAGGGGCTGTCGGGTGGGGCGCTCTCGGTGACCGTCGGCAGCGTCTCGGGTTCGATTGCCGCGGGGATGGGCCGGCGCAGTGTGACGCTGACGCCGGCCGTCGGCGACACCGGCGCGCTCTCGGTCAGGCTGTCGCCGGCCGGGCCTGCCGTGACGCTGCGCCGGATCAAGCTGGAGGTCGGGCGTCGCGCCAGCGCCTGGGTCGCGCGGCCAGCGACGCTCGAAGAGCTGCTCTGCGCCCGCTATTTCTGGCGGCCCGAGAGTTCGCTTTCGCTCGACGCCTATCAGGCCGCGGGCGGCGCGGTGGGCCAGACCCTGACGCTGCCGGCCAGAATGCGGGCGACGCCGAGCGCAAGCTTCGCCGTTTCGGGCATGGTGAATGTCGCGGGCGGAAGTCCGGCTTTGACGGTGCTGTCGCGCCGCGAGGCGCGTGCTTCGGCGACGGCCTCGGCGGCCGGGCGCGTGCAGGCCTCGTTCGGCAGCATCACCTTCGACGCCGAGCTGTGA